A single genomic interval of Bradyrhizobium sp. sBnM-33 harbors:
- a CDS encoding FAD-dependent oxidoreductase, with the protein MLDLAIVGGGPGGLMSAWYLKKKLGDLCRVTIYEASDRVGGKIVSRKFDSAPAMYEAGVAEIYDYSMTGPDPLRELIQHFGLQTIPMDAELVHLDGELLSDVRGMRRKYGEKTAAAIEAFRKRCADMVSPIEYYEGVGAHDNEHPWAYMTCEEVLDKEVDDPTAKRFFKVMARSDIATEAHNTNGLNALKNFVMDIDGYIGLYSIQNGNEQLIECLRSEVDADIQLNHRVLKVGKTAAGRYQLNMMNGKGPETRDFDLVLMCLPHSWLATMRWDGEELRKSMVKHVAYFDRPAHYLRVSILFDEPFWGEKIPGAWFMSEAFGGCCVYNEGARHDVGRHGVLNWLIAGSDALAFANLSDEELIDAAIKSLPASFGNARDHFLEGKIHRWLSSVNALPGGMPVRDVMTNHRPEPKQHPGIVVVGDYLFDSTLNGLLDSSDAATDIVLTEMMRLRRARAQQGEVSYDRIDRSYFENYRGLGPYSEVWSQFTDPAYLTELIKIVWSRAKGYKLLVAGSASGELVGALRERGIDAWGIENNKTIHAKTPKALKKFNKLGSIVDMPFKDDEFDFVFETSLCHVAEKQVPRAVRELNRVVKTGLVFGSVTSDMAPALIDRYDLLRGVKKLGTWWEWSELFFGNGFDLSMHRRDCTDAVWAATLAANKGPGQWYADADSLRYSFFDKVESDD; encoded by the coding sequence ATGTTGGATCTTGCAATTGTGGGCGGCGGCCCAGGCGGCTTGATGAGCGCCTGGTACTTGAAGAAAAAGCTCGGCGATCTCTGCCGCGTCACGATTTACGAGGCGTCCGACCGCGTCGGCGGCAAGATCGTCTCGCGCAAATTCGATTCCGCGCCGGCGATGTATGAGGCAGGCGTCGCCGAAATCTACGATTATTCGATGACCGGCCCAGATCCCTTACGGGAACTGATCCAGCATTTCGGTCTGCAGACGATTCCGATGGATGCCGAGCTGGTGCACCTTGACGGCGAGCTGCTCAGCGACGTCCGGGGGATGCGCCGCAAATATGGCGAGAAGACCGCGGCTGCGATCGAGGCGTTCCGCAAGCGCTGCGCCGACATGGTGTCGCCGATCGAATATTACGAAGGCGTCGGCGCCCACGACAACGAGCATCCCTGGGCCTACATGACCTGCGAGGAAGTGCTCGACAAGGAAGTCGACGATCCCACGGCCAAACGTTTCTTCAAGGTGATGGCGCGTTCGGATATCGCAACCGAGGCCCACAACACCAACGGGCTGAATGCGCTGAAGAACTTCGTGATGGATATCGACGGCTATATCGGCCTGTACTCGATCCAGAACGGCAATGAGCAGTTGATCGAATGCCTGCGCTCGGAAGTCGATGCCGATATCCAGCTCAATCACCGCGTGCTGAAGGTCGGAAAGACCGCTGCCGGCCGCTATCAGCTCAACATGATGAACGGGAAGGGGCCCGAGACACGGGATTTCGATCTGGTCTTGATGTGTCTGCCGCATTCCTGGCTCGCCACCATGCGGTGGGACGGCGAGGAACTGCGCAAGTCGATGGTCAAGCACGTCGCCTATTTCGACCGTCCGGCGCATTACTTGCGGGTCTCGATCCTGTTCGACGAACCGTTCTGGGGCGAGAAGATCCCCGGCGCCTGGTTCATGTCGGAAGCGTTCGGCGGCTGCTGCGTCTACAACGAGGGCGCCCGCCACGACGTCGGCCGGCACGGCGTGCTCAACTGGCTGATCGCGGGATCGGACGCGCTGGCATTTGCCAATCTCAGCGACGAGGAATTGATCGACGCCGCCATCAAGTCGCTGCCGGCTTCGTTCGGCAACGCCCGCGATCATTTCCTGGAAGGCAAGATTCACCGCTGGCTGTCGTCGGTGAACGCGCTGCCGGGCGGCATGCCGGTGCGTGACGTCATGACTAACCACCGTCCGGAACCGAAGCAGCATCCGGGGATTGTGGTGGTCGGCGATTATCTGTTCGATTCGACGCTCAATGGCCTGCTCGATTCTTCCGACGCCGCAACCGATATCGTTTTGACCGAGATGATGCGGTTGCGACGCGCCCGCGCGCAGCAGGGCGAAGTGTCGTACGACAGGATCGATCGCAGCTATTTCGAGAATTACCGTGGGCTAGGCCCTTACAGCGAAGTCTGGAGCCAGTTTACCGATCCGGCCTATCTGACGGAACTGATCAAGATCGTCTGGAGCAGGGCCAAGGGTTACAAGCTCCTGGTCGCCGGCTCCGCCAGCGGCGAACTGGTCGGCGCGCTGCGCGAGCGCGGCATCGATGCCTGGGGTATCGAGAACAACAAGACGATTCACGCCAAGACGCCGAAGGCGCTGAAGAAGTTCAACAAGCTTGGCTCGATCGTCGACATGCCGTTCAAGGACGACGAGTTCGATTTCGTGTTCGAGACCAGTCTGTGTCATGTCGCCGAGAAGCAGGTCCCGCGAGCGGTGCGCGAACTGAACCGCGTCGTGAAGACCGGCCTGGTGTTCGGGTCGGTGACGTCGGACATGGCGCCTGCACTGATCGACCGTTACGATCTGTTGCGCGGCGTGAAGAAGCTCGGCACCTGGTGGGAATGGTCCGAATTATTCTTCGGCAACGGATTCGACCTCTCGATGCACCGGCGCGACTGCACCGATGCGGTATGGGCGGCGACGCTGGCTGCCAACAAGGGACCGGGGCAGTGGTATGCCGACGCCGACAGCCTGCGCTATTCGTTTTTTGACAAGGTCGAATCAGACGATTGA
- the rpsL gene encoding 30S ribosomal protein S12 produces MPTINQLIANPRTVQKSRKKVPALQQSPQKRGVCTRVYTTTPKKPNSALRKVAKVRLTNGFEVIGYIPGEGHNLQEHSVVMIRGGRVKDLPGVRYHILRGVLDTQGVKNRKQRRSKYGAKRPK; encoded by the coding sequence ATGCCGACGATCAACCAGCTGATCGCAAATCCGCGTACGGTACAGAAGTCGCGCAAGAAGGTGCCGGCGCTGCAGCAGTCGCCGCAGAAGCGTGGCGTCTGCACGCGCGTCTACACCACGACCCCGAAGAAGCCGAACTCGGCGCTTCGTAAGGTCGCCAAGGTGCGCCTGACCAACGGCTTTGAGGTGATCGGATACATCCCGGGTGAAGGCCATAACCTTCAGGAGCACTCGGTGGTCATGATCCGCGGCGGCCGCGTCAAGGATTTGCCCGGCGTGCGCTACCACATCCTCCGCGGCGTCCTCGATACCCAGGGCGTCAAGAACCGTAAGCAGCGTCGTTCGAAGTACGGCGCGAAGCGTCCGAAATAA
- the rpoC gene encoding DNA-directed RNA polymerase subunit beta' has product MNQEIMNLFNPTTPAQVFDQIRISIASPEKILSWSYGEIKKPETINYRTFKPERDGLFCARIFGPIKDYECLCGKYKRMKYKGIICEKCSVEVTLSRVRRERMGHIELAAPVAHIWFLKSLPSRIGLLLDMTLKDLERILYFEYYVVLEPGLTALKDRQLLSEDEYLKAQDEYGQDSFTAMIGAEAIRELLKGLELEKLEQSLRAEMQETESDIKHKKLAKRLKIVEAFRYSGNKPEWMILTVVPVIPPDLRPLVPLDGGRFATSDLNDLYRRVINRNNRLKRLMELRAPDIIIRNEKRMLQEAVDALFDNGRRGRVITGANKRPLKSLADMLKGKQGRFRQNLLGKRVDYSGRSVIVVGPELRLHQCGLPKKMALELFKPFIYSRLDAKGLSTTVKQAKKLVEKERPEVWDILDEVIREHPVLLNRAPTLHRLGIQAFEPVLIEGKAIQLHPLVCAAFNADFDGDQMAVHVPLSLEAQLEARVLMMSTNNILHPANGQPIIVPSQDIVLGLYYLSIMREGLPGEGKIFGDMAELEHALHSKVIHLHTKIKYRWEGTDENGKPAKRWIETTAGRVMLGNVLPKNAKISYDIINKLMTKREISGVIDQVYRHCGQKETVIFCDRIMALGFYNAFKAGISFGKDDMVVPHSKWKIVDTTRTLAKDFEQQYNDGLITHGEKYNKVVDAWSKATEEIAKEMMKEISSTKKTPKGADADINSIYMMAHSGARGSPAQMRQLAGMRGLMAKPSGEIIETPIISNFKEGLSVLEYFNSTHGARKGLADTALKTANSGYLTRRLVDVAQDCIITQDDCGTKLGIKMRAIVDAGTVVASLASRILGRTAGEDLRDPATNKVVVKRGTLMEETHVDAIQQAGIQEVKIRSALTCELVNGICGKCYGRDLARGTPVNHGEAVGVIAAQSIGEPGTQLTMRTFHIGGAAQINEQSFVESNFEGKVTIKNKSIARNSEGHLIAMVRNMVVAIVDADGTERATHRIQYGARMHVDEGDMVKRGQRIAEWDPYTRPVLTEVEGTIGFEDLVEGQSISETLDESTGIAKRVVIDWRASRGGADLRPAIVVKGKDGKVLKLARGGDARYMLSVDAILSVDTGAKVKAGDILARISTESAKTRDITGGLPRVAELFEARKPKDAAIIAEIAGTIRFGRDYKNKRRISIEPMDKTEEPREYLIPKGKHIHLQDGDIVEKGDFIVEGNPAPHDILAIKGIEELAAYLVNEIQEVYRLQGVLINDKHIEVIVRQMLQKVEVTDQGDTDMISGEQVDKIEFDALNLKAKEEGKKPATGTPVLLGITKASLQTRSFFSAASFQETTRVLTEAAVNGKVDPLEGLKENVIVGRLIPAGTGASMAKIREVAVKRDKLILDEREKQAAIVPTAPEAEPLALPPAE; this is encoded by the coding sequence ATGAACCAAGAAATTATGAATCTCTTCAATCCGACGACCCCGGCCCAGGTCTTCGACCAGATCCGGATCTCGATTGCGTCCCCGGAGAAGATTCTGTCCTGGTCCTACGGCGAGATCAAAAAGCCAGAGACCATCAACTACCGGACCTTCAAGCCGGAGCGCGACGGCCTGTTCTGCGCCCGCATCTTCGGGCCGATCAAGGACTACGAGTGCTTGTGCGGCAAGTACAAGCGGATGAAGTACAAGGGCATCATCTGCGAAAAGTGCTCGGTCGAAGTGACGCTGTCGCGCGTCCGGCGCGAGCGCATGGGCCATATCGAACTGGCGGCACCTGTTGCCCACATTTGGTTCCTGAAGTCGCTGCCGTCGCGCATCGGCCTTCTGCTCGACATGACGCTGAAGGATCTCGAGCGGATCCTGTACTTCGAATACTACGTCGTGCTGGAGCCGGGCCTGACCGCGCTCAAGGACCGTCAGCTCTTGTCGGAAGACGAGTACCTGAAGGCGCAGGACGAATACGGCCAGGATTCGTTCACTGCCATGATCGGCGCGGAAGCGATCCGCGAGCTGTTGAAGGGCCTTGAGCTCGAAAAGCTCGAGCAGTCCCTGCGCGCCGAGATGCAGGAGACTGAGTCCGACATCAAGCACAAGAAGCTCGCCAAGCGGCTGAAGATCGTCGAAGCGTTCCGCTATTCCGGCAACAAGCCGGAGTGGATGATCCTGACCGTGGTGCCGGTGATCCCGCCGGACCTGCGTCCGCTGGTGCCGCTCGATGGCGGCCGCTTTGCGACCTCGGACCTCAACGACCTCTACCGCCGCGTCATCAACCGCAACAACCGCTTGAAGCGGCTGATGGAGCTGCGGGCGCCCGACATCATCATCCGTAACGAAAAGCGCATGCTGCAGGAGGCTGTCGACGCGCTGTTCGACAACGGCCGCCGCGGCCGCGTCATCACCGGCGCCAACAAGCGCCCGCTGAAGTCGCTGGCCGACATGCTCAAGGGCAAGCAGGGCCGCTTCCGGCAGAACCTGCTCGGCAAGCGCGTCGACTATTCGGGCCGTTCGGTGATCGTGGTCGGTCCCGAGCTGCGGCTGCATCAGTGCGGCCTGCCGAAGAAGATGGCGCTCGAACTGTTCAAGCCGTTCATCTATTCGCGGCTCGACGCGAAGGGTCTGTCCACCACCGTGAAGCAGGCGAAGAAGCTGGTCGAAAAGGAGCGTCCCGAGGTCTGGGATATCCTTGACGAGGTGATCCGCGAGCATCCGGTGCTGCTCAACCGCGCGCCGACGCTGCATCGCCTCGGCATCCAGGCGTTCGAGCCGGTGTTGATCGAAGGCAAGGCGATCCAGCTCCATCCGCTGGTTTGCGCGGCGTTCAACGCCGACTTCGACGGCGACCAGATGGCCGTGCACGTTCCGCTGTCGCTGGAAGCGCAGTTGGAAGCGCGCGTCCTGATGATGTCGACCAACAACATCTTGCATCCGGCGAACGGTCAGCCGATCATCGTGCCGTCGCAGGACATCGTGCTCGGCCTCTACTATCTCTCGATCATGCGTGAAGGCCTGCCCGGCGAGGGCAAGATCTTCGGCGACATGGCCGAGCTCGAGCACGCCCTGCATTCGAAGGTCATCCACCTCCACACCAAGATCAAGTACCGGTGGGAGGGCACCGACGAGAACGGCAAGCCGGCGAAGCGCTGGATCGAGACCACCGCGGGCCGTGTCATGCTCGGCAACGTGCTGCCGAAGAACGCGAAGATTTCGTACGACATCATCAACAAGCTGATGACCAAGCGCGAAATCTCCGGCGTGATCGACCAGGTCTACCGTCACTGCGGTCAGAAGGAGACCGTGATCTTCTGCGATCGCATCATGGCGCTCGGCTTCTACAATGCGTTCAAGGCCGGCATCTCGTTCGGCAAGGACGACATGGTGGTGCCGCACAGCAAGTGGAAGATCGTCGACACCACCCGTACGCTGGCGAAGGATTTCGAGCAGCAGTACAACGACGGCCTGATCACCCATGGCGAGAAGTACAATAAGGTGGTCGACGCCTGGTCGAAGGCGACCGAAGAAATCGCCAAGGAGATGATGAAGGAAATCTCCTCGACCAAGAAGACGCCGAAGGGTGCCGACGCCGACATCAACTCGATCTACATGATGGCGCATTCGGGCGCGCGCGGTTCGCCGGCGCAGATGCGTCAGCTCGCCGGTATGCGCGGCCTGATGGCGAAGCCGTCGGGTGAGATCATCGAGACGCCGATCATTTCCAACTTCAAGGAAGGTCTGTCGGTGCTCGAATACTTCAACTCGACCCACGGCGCCCGCAAGGGTCTCGCGGACACCGCGTTGAAGACCGCGAACTCCGGTTACCTGACCCGCCGCCTGGTCGACGTGGCGCAGGACTGCATCATCACGCAGGACGATTGCGGCACCAAGCTCGGCATCAAGATGCGCGCCATCGTCGATGCCGGCACGGTGGTCGCTTCGCTGGCCTCGCGTATTCTCGGCCGCACCGCGGGCGAGGATCTGCGCGATCCCGCGACCAACAAGGTCGTGGTCAAGCGCGGCACGTTGATGGAGGAGACGCATGTCGACGCCATCCAGCAGGCCGGCATCCAGGAAGTGAAGATTCGCTCGGCGCTGACCTGCGAACTCGTCAACGGCATCTGCGGCAAGTGCTACGGCCGCGATCTGGCCCGCGGCACGCCGGTCAACCACGGCGAGGCGGTCGGCGTCATCGCCGCCCAATCGATCGGTGAACCGGGCACGCAGCTCACGATGCGCACGTTCCATATCGGCGGCGCGGCGCAGATCAACGAGCAGTCGTTCGTCGAATCGAACTTCGAGGGCAAGGTCACCATCAAGAACAAATCCATCGCCCGAAACAGCGAAGGCCACTTGATCGCGATGGTTCGCAACATGGTCGTTGCGATCGTCGATGCCGACGGAACCGAGCGTGCGACCCACCGCATTCAGTACGGCGCGCGCATGCACGTCGACGAGGGCGACATGGTCAAGCGCGGCCAGCGCATCGCGGAGTGGGATCCGTACACCCGTCCGGTTCTCACCGAAGTCGAGGGCACCATCGGGTTCGAGGACCTGGTCGAGGGTCAGTCGATCTCGGAAACGCTCGACGAATCCACCGGTATCGCCAAGCGCGTCGTCATCGACTGGCGTGCGTCGCGCGGTGGTGCCGACCTGCGTCCGGCCATCGTGGTCAAGGGCAAGGACGGCAAGGTGCTCAAGCTCGCGCGTGGCGGCGATGCCCGCTACATGCTGTCGGTCGACGCCATCCTGTCGGTGGATACCGGCGCGAAGGTCAAGGCCGGTGACATCCTGGCGCGTATCTCGACCGAAAGCGCCAAGACCCGCGACATCACCGGCGGTCTGCCGCGGGTGGCCGAACTGTTCGAGGCCCGCAAGCCGAAGGACGCGGCGATCATCGCGGAAATCGCCGGCACGATCCGCTTCGGCCGCGACTACAAGAACAAGCGCCGCATCTCGATCGAGCCGATGGACAAGACCGAGGAGCCGCGCGAGTACCTGATCCCGAAGGGCAAGCACATCCATCTGCAGGACGGCGACATCGTCGAAAAGGGCGATTTCATCGTCGAAGGCAATCCGGCGCCGCACGATATCCTGGCGATCAAGGGCATCGAGGAACTCGCTGCCTATCTGGTCAACGAAATCCAGGAGGTCTATCGGCTGCAGGGCGTGCTCATCAACGACAAGCACATCGAGGTGATTGTCCGTCAGATGCTGCAGAAGGTCGAGGTCACCGATCAGGGCGACACCGACATGATCTCGGGCGAGCAGGTCGACAAGATCGAGTTCGACGCGCTCAACCTGAAGGCAAAGGAAGAGGGCAAGAAGCCCGCCACGGGAACGCCGGTTCTGCTCGGCATCACCAAGGCGAGCCTGCAGACCCGCTCGTTCTTCTCGGCGGCCTCGTTCCAGGAGACCACCCGCGTGCTCACCGAAGCCGCCGTCAACGGCAAGGTGGACCCGCTGGAAGGCCTCAAGGAGAACGTCATTGTCGGCCGGCTGATCCCGGCGGGCACCGGCGCCTCGATGGCCAAGATCCGCGAAGTCGCGGTCAAGCGCGACAAGCTGATTCTGGACGAGCGCGAGAAGCAGGCGGCGATCGTGCCGACCGCTCCGGAAGCCGAACCGCTGGCGCTGCCGCCAGCGGAGTAA
- the rpsG gene encoding 30S ribosomal protein S7 — translation MSRRHSAEKREVNPDPKFGNIIITKFMNSIMYDGKKSAAENIVYGALAMIEAKTKQGPLTVFEQALENVMPTIEVRSRRVGGATYQVPVEVRSVRRQALGIRWLITAARERNEKTMTERLSAELLDASNNRGNAVKKREDVHRMAEANRAFSHYRW, via the coding sequence ATGTCGCGTCGCCACTCTGCTGAAAAGCGTGAAGTCAACCCGGATCCGAAGTTCGGGAACATCATCATTACGAAGTTCATGAACTCGATCATGTACGACGGCAAGAAGTCCGCCGCCGAAAACATCGTCTATGGCGCGCTCGCCATGATCGAGGCCAAGACCAAGCAGGGGCCGCTCACGGTGTTCGAGCAGGCGCTGGAAAACGTCATGCCGACCATCGAAGTGCGGTCGCGCCGCGTCGGTGGCGCCACCTACCAGGTGCCGGTCGAAGTGCGTTCGGTCCGCCGCCAGGCGCTGGGCATTCGCTGGCTGATCACGGCCGCGCGCGAGCGCAACGAAAAGACGATGACGGAGCGGCTCTCGGCCGAGTTGCTCGACGCGTCGAACAACCGGGGAAACGCCGTCAAGAAGCGTGAAGACGTGCACCGGATGGCGGAAGCCAACCGCGCCTTCTCGCATTATCGCTGGTAA
- a CDS encoding ABC transporter ATP-binding protein, which produces MAPKPPSSDDQNPAPADDPERAKKLAAGAAAAPVAGGKAAGIPPGADKDDEGDEIELDDDDDDEDLVVFTAKEAAGAMATIYGFVKPYLGNYRKLLVFVTFGVLVETLFNVIMPLSLKFLIDDALGEEDFQALYKILGVLAVAGIITSIIAVWYERWDARLAACIIADVRSRLFEHVQNLPASYFARTKRGEILSRFSIDLAAFEGSVKTFANSAALPFLELVAGIILMLFLNWQLAAVALLVFPITLIGPRILTPKAVQANYEQKLNEAALLGTVQENVAAQAVIKAFSLQRRTLGWFTMRNQEVRIKTASAVFLSTMVERTVTISVLLLHLVVLAIGAYLATKGQITIGTFVTFESAFWEVSYNIAHLMHFIPVSIQSAAAVRHIQELLDEPTRGADRPGAPDLPPITNDIAFERVTFAYEGSETPVLDDFSLKLNVGKRIAIVGPSGSGKSTLLNLILRLYTPDEGRVAIDGVDIRRVTRESLRAGMAVVFQENMLFNMSIRENIRLGKEGATDKEVEEAARKAEIHRYIMSLPQKYDTPVGERGDTLSGGQRQRIAIARAIIRNPSLLLLDEATSALDQTTEAAINRTLMKVAEGRTMIWSTHRLTSVVEMDEIIVISGGKAIERGSHAQLLAANGVYRKLWDDQGHVAHNVAAQADDDDDEDDDDEDDEE; this is translated from the coding sequence ATGGCGCCCAAGCCTCCGTCCTCGGATGATCAGAATCCCGCGCCGGCGGACGATCCCGAGCGTGCGAAGAAGCTCGCGGCCGGGGCTGCCGCTGCGCCCGTTGCCGGTGGTAAGGCGGCCGGCATCCCGCCGGGCGCTGACAAGGACGACGAAGGGGACGAGATAGAGCTCGACGACGATGATGATGACGAGGACCTCGTCGTTTTCACCGCCAAGGAAGCCGCCGGCGCGATGGCGACCATCTACGGCTTCGTCAAGCCGTATCTGGGCAATTACAGGAAGCTGCTCGTCTTCGTGACCTTCGGCGTTCTCGTCGAGACATTGTTCAACGTCATCATGCCGTTGAGCCTGAAATTCCTGATCGACGATGCGCTGGGCGAAGAGGATTTTCAGGCGCTCTACAAGATCCTCGGCGTGCTCGCGGTCGCCGGTATCATCACCTCGATCATCGCGGTCTGGTACGAGCGCTGGGATGCGCGGCTGGCGGCGTGCATCATTGCCGATGTGCGGTCGCGGCTGTTCGAGCACGTCCAGAACCTGCCGGCGTCGTATTTTGCCCGCACCAAGCGCGGCGAAATCCTCTCGCGCTTCTCAATCGACCTCGCGGCCTTTGAGGGCTCGGTCAAGACGTTCGCCAACAGCGCCGCTTTGCCGTTCCTGGAATTGGTCGCCGGCATCATCCTGATGCTGTTTTTGAACTGGCAGCTCGCGGCGGTCGCCCTCCTGGTATTCCCGATCACGCTGATCGGGCCGCGAATCCTGACGCCGAAGGCGGTGCAGGCGAATTACGAGCAGAAGCTCAATGAAGCAGCACTGCTCGGCACGGTGCAGGAAAACGTGGCTGCGCAGGCCGTGATCAAGGCGTTCAGCCTGCAGCGCCGCACGCTCGGCTGGTTCACCATGCGTAACCAGGAAGTCCGCATCAAGACGGCGTCCGCCGTGTTCCTGTCGACCATGGTAGAGCGCACCGTCACCATTTCGGTGCTGTTGCTGCATCTCGTGGTGCTGGCGATCGGCGCCTATCTCGCCACCAAGGGCCAGATCACCATCGGCACCTTCGTCACCTTCGAGAGCGCGTTCTGGGAGGTGTCCTACAACATCGCCCATCTGATGCACTTCATCCCGGTGTCGATCCAGTCGGCGGCGGCGGTGCGGCACATCCAGGAACTGCTGGATGAGCCGACCCGTGGCGCCGACCGGCCGGGCGCGCCGGATTTGCCGCCGATCACCAACGACATCGCCTTTGAACGCGTCACCTTCGCGTATGAAGGCAGCGAGACGCCGGTGCTCGACGATTTCAGCCTCAAACTCAATGTCGGCAAGCGCATCGCGATCGTGGGGCCGAGCGGCTCGGGCAAAAGCACGCTGCTCAACCTGATCCTGCGTCTTTACACGCCGGACGAGGGGCGGGTGGCGATCGACGGCGTCGATATCCGCCGCGTGACCCGCGAATCGCTGCGCGCAGGCATGGCCGTCGTGTTCCAGGAGAACATGCTGTTCAATATGTCGATCCGCGAGAACATCCGGCTTGGCAAGGAAGGCGCCACCGACAAGGAGGTCGAGGAAGCCGCGCGCAAGGCCGAGATTCACCGCTACATCATGAGCCTGCCGCAGAAATACGACACGCCGGTCGGCGAGCGCGGCGACACGCTATCGGGCGGCCAGCGCCAGCGCATCGCGATCGCGCGCGCCATCATCCGCAATCCCTCGCTGCTGCTGCTCGATGAAGCGACCTCGGCGCTCGACCAAACCACGGAGGCCGCGATCAACCGCACGCTGATGAAGGTGGCGGAAGGGCGCACCATGATCTGGTCGACGCACCGCCTGACGTCGGTGGTCGAGATGGACGAGATCATCGTGATTTCAGGCGGCAAGGCGATCGAGCGCGGCTCGCATGCGCAGTTGCTCGCGGCCAACGGCGTCTATCGCAAGCTCTGGGACGACCAGGGCCATGTGGCGCACAACGTCGCCGCTCAGGCCGACGACGATGACGATGAGGACGACGATGATGAGGATGACGAGGAATGA
- a CDS encoding helix-turn-helix transcriptional regulator: MSESDHFEPLIDRIYEAGLIPSLWPAVLGELGAAIGGNGGFLFGVRDGYTSAVNSAEYDQLMPVFWRDGWSERDPNLPRAIALNHAGFVTDYDLLSEEEIATNDVYCNFYRKYGIGYRAGTIIPMPTGDSIAIVMPRHQDHGPVPQQVVDLLDGLRPHLARASLAANRIGFERARAQADALQVLGLPGAVLRGRGKVFAANGLFEALVPSLFQDRIERVTVTDVTADVLLAEALGPQSLAGGRTVKSIPIAATADRVPMVLHVVPVRGDARDIFTQATALLVVTPVDRAAVPTAEVLQGLFDLTPAEARVARGIGQTVTIDALANATGVNRETVRSQLKAVLSKTGLSRQQELVSLLAGKAFRGG; the protein is encoded by the coding sequence ATGAGCGAGTCGGATCATTTTGAACCCCTGATCGACCGCATCTACGAGGCGGGGCTCATTCCGTCGCTTTGGCCGGCTGTGCTCGGCGAACTCGGTGCCGCGATCGGCGGCAACGGCGGCTTTCTGTTCGGCGTGCGCGACGGCTACACGAGCGCGGTCAATTCTGCCGAATATGACCAGCTCATGCCCGTGTTCTGGAGAGACGGATGGAGCGAGCGCGATCCAAATCTTCCGCGCGCCATCGCCCTCAATCATGCGGGCTTCGTCACCGACTATGACCTCCTTTCGGAGGAGGAGATTGCGACCAACGACGTCTACTGCAACTTCTACCGCAAATACGGCATTGGCTACCGCGCCGGGACGATCATTCCGATGCCGACCGGCGATTCAATCGCGATCGTGATGCCGCGGCATCAGGATCACGGCCCGGTGCCGCAACAGGTCGTCGATCTGCTGGACGGGCTGCGGCCGCATCTGGCCCGGGCCTCCCTTGCAGCAAACCGCATTGGCTTCGAGCGCGCCCGTGCCCAGGCTGACGCGTTGCAGGTGCTTGGCCTGCCGGGCGCAGTGCTGCGCGGGCGCGGCAAGGTGTTCGCGGCAAACGGCTTGTTCGAAGCGCTTGTCCCTTCGCTGTTTCAGGATCGTATCGAGCGCGTAACGGTGACGGATGTCACGGCGGACGTGCTACTTGCAGAGGCGCTCGGTCCGCAGTCCCTTGCCGGCGGCCGGACCGTCAAGTCGATCCCGATCGCCGCGACGGCGGACCGCGTGCCGATGGTATTGCATGTCGTCCCTGTGCGGGGCGATGCACGCGATATTTTCACGCAGGCCACGGCGCTATTGGTGGTGACGCCGGTCGATCGCGCTGCGGTGCCGACGGCGGAAGTCCTGCAAGGCCTGTTCGACCTGACGCCGGCGGAGGCGCGCGTGGCGCGGGGCATCGGCCAGACAGTAACCATCGATGCGCTTGCGAATGCGACCGGCGTCAATCGGGAGACCGTGCGCAGCCAGCTCAAGGCCGTGCTATCGAAGACCGGCCTGTCACGCCAGCAGGAGCTTGTCAGCCTGCTCGCCGGCAAGGCGTTTCGTGGCGGATAG